The Halalkalibacter krulwichiae genome has a segment encoding these proteins:
- the cymR gene encoding cysteine metabolism transcriptional regulator CymR, with amino-acid sequence MKISTKGRYGLTIMMALAKRTGEGPISLKSIAKEYDLSEHYLEQLIAPLRNAMLVKSVRGAYGGYMLAKEAKDITAGDIIRVLEGPISPVEVMDDEEPAKRNLWIKIRDAVKDVLDNTTLDDLANYEDKGEQEYYMFYI; translated from the coding sequence ATGAAAATATCAACGAAGGGTCGATACGGACTTACCATCATGATGGCATTGGCTAAACGTACGGGAGAAGGGCCAATTTCATTAAAATCAATTGCGAAGGAATATGACTTATCAGAGCATTATTTAGAACAATTAATTGCGCCACTCAGAAACGCAATGCTAGTTAAAAGCGTACGAGGTGCCTATGGTGGATATATGTTAGCAAAAGAAGCAAAAGATATTACTGCTGGTGATATTATTCGTGTGCTCGAAGGCCCTATAAGTCCAGTAGAAGTAATGGACGACGAAGAACCAGCCAAACGTAATCTATGGATAAAAATCCGTGATGCTGTCAAGGATGTACTAGACAACACAACCCTAGATGACCTAGCTAACTACGAAGACAAAGGCGAACAAGAATATTATATGTTTTATATTTAA
- a CDS encoding homoserine dehydrogenase, whose product MINIGLIGYGTVGSGVYERLIETKEQIETLLGSQIRIASVLVKDKQKKRIVETDAMVTSDWHEFCQAAEFDIIFEAIGGVEPAFTYTSELLKKGVPVITANKKLVAEKGNVLEEMAKEQSTYYGYEAAVAGGIPIINALKGTLMTTSITRVAGILNGTTNYILTEMIDNHRAFSDVLLDAQERGYAESDPSDDIDGFDAWYKIRILSRLCFGEWPNVLDIPRVGITELEDWHVEIGERFGFKIKLMAEAVQEDKKIIGRVTPAFLTQTEALANVQGVLNAVVLQGDAIDQLLFVGPGAGKKATANSMVEDFLYHERSKDTTRRSILNNEKLSASSIVHELMFIRHDQREQALKWVKLMNVHVLDTCDHYEGEGWIICNSNSPSPFKHYPIYGDISSRKRLEAVHFSEARDALI is encoded by the coding sequence ATGATAAATATAGGTTTAATTGGGTATGGAACTGTAGGTAGTGGGGTATATGAGAGGCTAATAGAAACGAAGGAGCAAATAGAAACATTATTGGGTAGTCAGATTCGAATTGCCTCTGTGTTAGTTAAAGACAAACAAAAAAAGCGTATAGTAGAGACGGATGCAATGGTAACAAGTGATTGGCATGAATTTTGTCAAGCCGCTGAGTTTGACATCATCTTTGAGGCAATTGGTGGTGTTGAACCAGCTTTTACATATACGTCGGAGTTGTTAAAAAAAGGCGTACCTGTAATTACAGCTAATAAGAAACTAGTTGCTGAAAAAGGGAATGTATTAGAAGAAATGGCAAAAGAACAATCAACCTATTATGGATATGAAGCCGCGGTTGCAGGGGGAATACCAATCATTAATGCCTTAAAAGGAACGTTAATGACGACCTCTATTACGAGAGTTGCTGGTATTTTAAATGGGACAACAAACTATATCCTGACAGAAATGATTGATAACCATCGTGCCTTTTCTGATGTGTTACTTGATGCACAAGAGCGAGGTTACGCAGAATCTGATCCTAGTGATGATATTGATGGCTTTGATGCATGGTATAAAATAAGAATCTTAAGTCGTCTCTGTTTTGGCGAATGGCCAAATGTGCTAGATATTCCACGAGTAGGTATTACAGAATTGGAAGATTGGCATGTAGAAATAGGAGAAAGATTTGGATTCAAAATTAAATTAATGGCTGAAGCTGTTCAAGAAGATAAAAAAATAATTGGGCGTGTTACACCTGCCTTTTTAACTCAAACAGAAGCATTAGCTAATGTTCAAGGTGTCTTGAATGCCGTTGTTCTTCAAGGAGATGCAATTGATCAACTGCTTTTTGTAGGTCCTGGTGCAGGAAAAAAGGCAACAGCAAATAGTATGGTAGAGGACTTTCTATACCATGAAAGATCGAAAGATACAACTAGACGATCAATCTTAAATAACGAAAAGTTATCAGCAAGCTCAATTGTTCATGAGTTAATGTTTATTAGACATGATCAAAGAGAACAAGCGTTAAAATGGGTAAAGTTAATGAACGTACATGTGTTAGATACATGTGACCACTATGAGGGTGAAGGTTGGATTATATGCAACAGTAACTCTCCTTCACCTTTCAAACATTACCCTATTTATGGTGACATCTCTAGTCGTAAGAGGTTGGAAGCAGTACATTTTAGCGAAGCTCGGGACGCTTTAATTTAA
- a CDS encoding RsfA family transcriptional regulator, producing the protein MKVRQDAWSHEDDVLLAETVLKHIKEGSTQLRAFDEVGDELNRTSAACGFRWNAVVRNRYMKQIADAKKERKERKRAATFSYYPQMRPMWTPQPTLETMNQSLDSEMSLESVVQYLQTLVQSNAKTPALQRENEKLVMENKELQLRNQELERELKKIKQDNSIIEEDYQSLIQIMNRARRMAILEDEDSLSNAAFKMDKNGNLEKLAK; encoded by the coding sequence ATGAAAGTAAGACAAGATGCATGGTCACATGAAGATGATGTATTATTAGCGGAAACCGTCTTGAAACACATTAAAGAAGGAAGCACTCAACTTCGTGCATTCGATGAAGTTGGAGACGAATTAAATCGTACCTCTGCTGCATGTGGTTTCAGGTGGAATGCTGTCGTTAGAAACCGTTATATGAAACAGATAGCTGATGCTAAAAAAGAGCGCAAAGAAAGAAAAAGGGCAGCTACTTTTTCTTATTATCCTCAGATGAGACCAATGTGGACACCGCAACCTACTTTGGAAACGATGAACCAATCGCTAGATAGTGAGATGTCGTTAGAATCTGTAGTACAGTATTTACAAACTTTGGTACAATCAAATGCGAAAACTCCAGCTCTACAACGTGAAAATGAAAAGTTAGTAATGGAGAATAAAGAATTACAATTGCGTAATCAAGAATTAGAACGCGAGCTAAAGAAAATTAAACAGGATAATAGTATCATTGAAGAGGATTATCAATCTCTTATTCAAATTATGAATCGTGCTAGAAGAATGGCGATATTAGAAGATGAAGATTCCCTTTCTAATGCTGCATTCAAAATGGACAAGAATGGCAATTTAGAGAAACTAGCTAAATAA
- a CDS encoding tRNA threonylcarbamoyladenosine dehydratase — protein sequence MLHQFSRNELAIGHDGLDKLKNSTVAVLGVGGVGSFSVEALARSGVGRLILVDKDDVDITNVNRQIHALLSTVGRQKVELMKERIEDINPDCEVIALKMFYTEETYEQFFSYDLDYVVDASDTIGYKIHLMKQCLERKIPIISSMGAANKMDPTRFRIADISKTSYDPIAKVIRTKLRKEGIHKGIEVVYSDEQPIKIREEIRKEIVSEAAEAGKIRKAKMPPSSNAFVPSVAGLIMAGHVITKLLKDITIER from the coding sequence ATGCTGCATCAATTTTCACGTAATGAACTAGCAATTGGTCATGATGGACTAGATAAGTTAAAAAACAGCACAGTAGCCGTTTTAGGTGTTGGAGGAGTAGGCTCCTTTTCTGTAGAAGCATTAGCACGCTCAGGAGTAGGCCGTTTAATCCTTGTAGATAAAGATGATGTTGATATTACGAATGTAAATAGACAAATCCATGCTTTATTATCCACAGTTGGGAGACAAAAAGTAGAATTAATGAAAGAGCGGATAGAAGATATTAATCCTGACTGTGAAGTAATTGCTTTGAAAATGTTTTATACAGAAGAAACATATGAGCAATTTTTCAGTTATGATTTAGATTATGTAGTCGATGCAAGTGATACAATTGGCTACAAAATACATCTAATGAAACAATGCTTAGAAAGAAAAATTCCAATCATCTCAAGTATGGGCGCTGCCAATAAAATGGACCCGACTCGCTTTAGAATTGCAGATATTTCTAAGACAAGTTATGATCCGATAGCAAAAGTGATACGGACGAAGCTTCGAAAGGAAGGGATACATAAAGGAATAGAAGTCGTTTATTCTGATGAACAGCCGATTAAGATTAGAGAAGAAATTCGGAAAGAAATTGTGTCAGAAGCGGCTGAAGCAGGGAAAATTAGAAAAGCTAAAATGCCTCCTTCTTCTAATGCTTTCGTTCCATCAGTTGCAGGGTTAATTATGGCTGGTCATGTCATTACGAAACTGTTAAAAGATATTACGATAGAGCGGTAA
- a CDS encoding (Fe-S)-binding protein produces MNVSLFITCLSDVFYPGVGKDVVEVLERLGCKIDFPASQICCGQPAYNSGYHRETKEVAKNMIRAFEHSEYVVTPSGSCASMLLEYPHLFKDEPEWKEKAEKLAAKTYEFTQFIVDVLKVEDVGAKFPVKATYHTSCHMTRLLGVKDAPLTLLKNVQGLEFTDLPNKENCCGFGGTFSVKMVPISEQMVNEKISHIESTEAEVLVGADCGCLMNIGGRINRQGKPIKVMHIAEILNKQAN; encoded by the coding sequence ATGAACGTCTCATTATTTATAACTTGTTTATCCGATGTCTTTTATCCGGGAGTTGGAAAAGATGTTGTTGAAGTATTAGAGCGATTAGGTTGTAAAATAGATTTTCCTGCTTCGCAAATTTGCTGTGGTCAGCCAGCTTATAATAGCGGGTATCATCGTGAAACAAAGGAAGTTGCTAAAAATATGATTCGTGCTTTTGAACATTCAGAGTATGTGGTAACACCTTCTGGATCATGTGCATCGATGCTTCTTGAATATCCACATTTGTTTAAAGATGAACCAGAATGGAAAGAGAAAGCAGAAAAGCTTGCAGCCAAAACATATGAGTTCACTCAATTTATTGTTGATGTACTAAAGGTTGAGGATGTAGGTGCAAAGTTCCCTGTAAAGGCAACGTATCATACTTCCTGTCATATGACTCGTCTTCTTGGAGTAAAAGATGCCCCGTTAACATTATTAAAGAATGTACAAGGACTAGAATTTACTGACTTACCAAATAAAGAAAATTGCTGTGGGTTCGGAGGAACTTTTTCAGTGAAAATGGTACCAATTTCAGAACAAATGGTAAATGAAAAAATTAGCCATATAGAAAGCACTGAGGCTGAAGTTCTAGTTGGAGCTGATTGTGGATGCTTAATGAATATTGGTGGACGTATAAATAGGCAAGGGAAGCCTATTAAAGTAATGCATATTGCTGAAATTTTAAATAAACAAGCAAACTAG
- a CDS encoding LutC/YkgG family protein: protein MTTKGTVHNQESFLNNIAKSLGRERRKQVSRPTWKKQPQYNVFKGETQDQLVERLREQCDRIHTSFQKTTMNELPRVLENVISLFDGEKIINWKDERFTQFGLDELFESLNREGKQIHTWDPARGEENVVQAEQADIGITFSDMTLAESGTVVLLSNSDKGRSVSLLPTSYIAIIPKSTIVPRMTQAAKHLHDLAQQEGRFPSCVNFISGPSNSADIEMNLVVGVHGPIRACYIIVEDK from the coding sequence GTGACAACAAAAGGTACTGTTCATAATCAAGAATCCTTCCTAAATAATATAGCTAAAAGTTTAGGGAGAGAGCGACGTAAGCAGGTTAGCCGTCCAACTTGGAAAAAGCAACCGCAATATAATGTATTTAAAGGTGAGACCCAAGATCAATTAGTAGAAAGATTACGTGAACAATGTGATAGAATTCATACAAGTTTTCAAAAAACTACTATGAACGAACTGCCTCGTGTATTAGAGAATGTTATTTCTTTATTTGATGGAGAGAAAATAATCAATTGGAAAGATGAACGGTTCACACAATTTGGCTTAGACGAGTTGTTTGAGTCATTAAATCGAGAAGGTAAACAAATTCATACTTGGGATCCGGCACGTGGAGAAGAGAATGTTGTTCAAGCAGAACAAGCAGATATTGGAATTACTTTTTCAGATATGACCTTAGCGGAATCTGGGACTGTTGTCTTATTAAGTAATTCGGATAAAGGGCGCTCAGTGAGCCTTTTGCCAACAAGTTATATTGCCATTATTCCTAAAAGTACAATTGTTCCAAGGATGACGCAAGCTGCTAAACATCTTCATGATTTAGCCCAGCAAGAAGGAAGATTCCCTTCTTGCGTTAACTTCATATCAGGTCCTAGTAATAGTGCTGATATAGAAATGAACTTAGTTGTAGGCGTTCATGGTCCTATTAGAGCATGTTATATTATAGTGGAAGATAAATAG
- a CDS encoding L-lactate permease: protein MSLGALALLALVPILSVFLFLVLLKWPAKRAMPLAFLITVIVSFFIWGVPGNQIAAASIRGVTTALEVLLIVFGAILLLNALKENGAIHTIRQGFTNISPDRRVQAIIICWLFGSFIEGASGWGTPAAIVAPLLVAIGFPAMASVVVALIIQSTPVSFGAVGTPILIGVNSGLGESALVHETAANLGMTYDAYIRSIGGEVAIIHGIVGIFIPLFMVTMLTTFFGKNKSITEGLAIWPFAIFAGLSFTIPFALVANILGPEFPSMFGGLIGLAIVIPAAKRGFLIPKNVWDFDSKQNWDPEWVGRLKVSNAKPPRKISTFMAWLPYVIVGVILVLTRVNALPFGDWLKVVKINVTELFGTTISFTSTPLHLPGTILIFVSIIVYFMHRMKPDEYKRATKESFGTVVSAAPALLFAVPMVQVFLNSGVNSSGFESMPIVLAESVSQLLGDNWPAVAPAIGALGAFVAGSNTISNMMFSLFQFGVAENIGVTGSTIVALQAVGGAAGNMICVHNVVAASAAAGLLGKEGLIIRKTIIPTIFYVFLAGGIGFIILNGVGFNLGTIMVAIVIGIVVYAFSKGSKKRKEMDNYDQAA from the coding sequence ATGAGTTTAGGAGCTTTAGCGTTATTAGCACTAGTTCCAATTCTATCAGTTTTTTTATTTTTAGTTTTATTAAAATGGCCTGCTAAACGAGCGATGCCATTAGCATTTTTAATTACAGTTATTGTGTCATTTTTTATTTGGGGAGTACCTGGAAATCAAATCGCGGCTGCGAGTATTCGCGGTGTCACGACTGCATTAGAAGTACTATTAATCGTTTTCGGAGCAATTCTGCTCTTGAATGCGTTAAAAGAAAACGGAGCGATACATACGATCCGTCAAGGATTTACCAATATTTCACCTGACCGCCGAGTTCAAGCCATCATTATTTGTTGGTTATTTGGCTCATTTATTGAAGGAGCATCAGGCTGGGGAACACCAGCTGCAATTGTAGCGCCGTTACTAGTTGCAATTGGATTTCCCGCAATGGCTTCAGTAGTCGTTGCCCTCATTATTCAATCAACACCGGTTTCATTCGGGGCTGTTGGAACACCTATTTTAATTGGTGTTAATTCTGGTTTAGGAGAATCTGCTCTTGTCCATGAAACGGCGGCCAACTTAGGGATGACCTATGATGCTTATATTCGTTCAATTGGAGGAGAAGTAGCAATTATTCATGGGATTGTCGGCATTTTTATCCCATTATTTATGGTTACAATGTTAACAACTTTCTTTGGAAAGAATAAATCAATTACTGAAGGATTAGCGATTTGGCCGTTTGCGATTTTTGCCGGTCTATCATTTACAATTCCTTTTGCTTTAGTAGCTAATATTCTAGGGCCGGAATTTCCATCTATGTTCGGTGGATTAATTGGTTTAGCAATTGTTATTCCAGCGGCAAAAAGAGGATTCTTAATTCCAAAAAACGTTTGGGATTTTGATTCAAAACAAAATTGGGATCCGGAATGGGTTGGAAGACTTAAAGTCTCAAATGCGAAACCACCGCGTAAGATTAGTACTTTTATGGCATGGTTACCATATGTAATTGTTGGAGTAATTCTAGTCCTAACACGCGTGAATGCGCTTCCTTTCGGTGATTGGCTAAAAGTTGTAAAAATCAATGTCACTGAGTTATTTGGTACGACCATTTCTTTTACAAGTACACCGTTACATTTACCTGGAACCATCTTAATATTTGTTTCTATCATTGTTTACTTTATGCACAGAATGAAGCCTGATGAGTATAAGAGGGCTACAAAAGAATCCTTTGGTACAGTCGTAAGTGCAGCGCCTGCTTTGTTATTTGCCGTACCGATGGTTCAAGTATTCTTAAACTCGGGTGTCAATTCTAGTGGATTTGAAAGTATGCCAATTGTCCTTGCGGAAAGTGTTTCTCAGTTACTAGGAGATAACTGGCCTGCAGTGGCACCAGCAATTGGTGCATTAGGAGCTTTTGTAGCTGGGAGTAATACAATCAGTAATATGATGTTTTCATTATTCCAATTCGGAGTAGCAGAAAATATCGGTGTAACAGGATCAACGATTGTTGCTCTTCAAGCAGTTGGTGGAGCTGCAGGAAATATGATCTGTGTCCATAACGTAGTAGCAGCCTCGGCTGCAGCAGGGTTGTTAGGTAAAGAAGGCTTAATTATCAGAAAAACCATTATTCCAACTATTTTCTATGTGTTTTTAGCTGGCGGTATTGGGTTTATTATATTAAATGGCGTTGGGTTTAATTTAGGTACAATAATGGTAGCAATCGTGATTGGTATTGTTGTATACGCATTCTCAAAAGGGAGTAAAAAGCGTAAAGAAATGGACAACTATGACCAAGCTGCTTAA
- a CDS encoding LutB/LldF family L-lactate oxidation iron-sulfur protein: MAMKIGNEEFFGRVDKGLKNDFMRNAMVSAQERLKNARLNAAEELGDWEDWRELSEEIRQHTLENLDFYLEQLTSNVTAQGGHVFFAETAEEANEYIKRVVKEKEAKKIIKSKSMVTEEISMNEALESMGCEVIESDLGEYILQIDDHDPPSHIVAPALHKNKEQIRNTFHDKKGYQHSSKPEELALFAREQLRQEFLQADLGITGCNFAVAESGSISLVTNEGNARLATSLPKTQISVMGMERIVPTWEELEVLVSMLCRSAVGQKLTSYITGLTGPKEEGDVDGPEEFHLVIVDNGRSKILGTEFQSALQCIRCAACINVCPIYRHIGGHSYGSIYPGPIGAVLSPLLGGYDEYKELPYASSLCAACTDACPVKIPLHELLVKHRRNMVEEQGKAAFGEKLAMKGFALAASSPKLYNVGTKVAPQVMGPLVKDGKISKGPGPVKPWTDIRDFPEPSKESFRKWFNNRDKGGDSE, translated from the coding sequence ATGGCGATGAAGATTGGCAATGAAGAATTTTTTGGTCGAGTTGATAAAGGACTAAAAAATGATTTTATGAGAAATGCAATGGTATCTGCTCAAGAAAGGTTAAAAAACGCCCGCTTAAATGCCGCAGAAGAACTTGGAGATTGGGAAGATTGGCGAGAACTATCGGAAGAAATCCGTCAACATACATTAGAGAACCTTGATTTTTATTTAGAACAATTGACCTCAAATGTGACAGCACAGGGAGGGCATGTTTTCTTTGCAGAGACGGCGGAGGAGGCAAATGAATATATTAAGCGTGTAGTGAAAGAAAAAGAAGCAAAGAAGATTATAAAATCGAAATCAATGGTTACAGAAGAAATCAGTATGAATGAAGCTTTAGAAAGCATGGGCTGTGAAGTGATTGAATCCGATCTTGGGGAGTACATTTTGCAAATTGATGACCACGACCCACCTTCACATATCGTTGCGCCTGCCTTACACAAAAACAAAGAGCAAATTCGAAATACGTTTCATGATAAAAAAGGTTATCAACACTCATCGAAACCCGAGGAATTAGCGCTATTTGCTCGAGAACAATTGCGCCAGGAATTCCTTCAAGCAGACTTAGGAATAACAGGCTGTAACTTTGCTGTAGCTGAATCGGGCAGTATTTCCCTTGTGACAAATGAAGGGAATGCTAGACTTGCTACGAGTTTACCTAAAACACAAATTTCTGTCATGGGAATGGAGAGAATTGTTCCTACGTGGGAAGAGCTAGAAGTACTTGTCAGTATGCTCTGCCGCAGTGCAGTTGGTCAAAAGTTAACAAGTTATATAACCGGTTTAACAGGTCCAAAAGAAGAGGGCGATGTTGATGGACCGGAAGAGTTTCATTTAGTCATAGTTGATAATGGCCGTTCAAAAATTCTAGGAACAGAATTTCAATCTGCGCTTCAATGTATTCGTTGTGCAGCGTGTATTAATGTTTGTCCAATTTATCGTCATATTGGGGGACATTCCTATGGTTCGATATATCCGGGACCAATTGGTGCTGTACTTTCGCCTTTATTAGGCGGCTATGACGAGTATAAGGAACTGCCGTATGCTTCTAGTTTGTGTGCAGCATGTACGGATGCGTGTCCGGTGAAAATTCCTCTCCATGAATTATTAGTGAAGCATCGCCGTAACATGGTAGAAGAGCAAGGGAAGGCTGCATTTGGAGAGAAATTAGCAATGAAAGGCTTCGCATTAGCTGCTAGTTCACCTAAACTTTATAATGTAGGAACGAAAGTGGCGCCACAAGTAATGGGACCTTTGGTGAAAGATGGGAAAATCTCTAAAGGACCAGGACCTGTGAAGCCGTGGACAGATATTCGCGATTTTCCAGAGCCAAGTAAAGAATCCTTTAGAAAGTGGTTTAACAATCGTGATAAAGGAGGGGATTCAGAGTGA
- a CDS encoding YczE/YyaS/YitT family protein translates to MLGLMVMAFGIAMMIRAELGGAPWDVLHLGLTMQFGLTVGTWSIIMGAIVLGVSALLTKIWPKLGAFLNMLFLGIFIDLCLWMISTPVNSYLQYLMLGIGIILIGYGIGIYIAPRCGAGPRDSLMLALQERTGWKVQYVRGTMEVIVLTVGWLMGGKVFIGTVLFCFGIGSVVGITMPQCQKLFDFIMKRGNVDENINEGSIRTYHHDGIG, encoded by the coding sequence ATGCTTGGGCTTATGGTAATGGCGTTTGGAATTGCTATGATGATCCGAGCGGAGTTAGGAGGAGCTCCTTGGGATGTCCTTCATTTAGGATTAACGATGCAATTTGGGTTAACAGTTGGAACATGGTCGATTATTATGGGGGCTATTGTATTAGGAGTCTCCGCGCTATTGACAAAGATATGGCCAAAGTTAGGGGCCTTCCTTAACATGCTGTTTCTTGGAATTTTTATTGATCTTTGCTTGTGGATGATTTCGACACCTGTAAATAGCTACTTACAATATTTAATGCTTGGAATCGGAATTATTCTAATTGGATATGGGATTGGAATTTATATAGCACCTAGGTGCGGCGCTGGACCACGGGATAGTTTAATGTTAGCTTTACAAGAAAGAACGGGTTGGAAAGTACAGTATGTACGGGGGACAATGGAAGTAATTGTTTTAACCGTCGGTTGGCTAATGGGCGGTAAGGTGTTTATCGGCACAGTATTATTTTGCTTTGGGATTGGTTCAGTTGTCGGTATAACGATGCCACAATGTCAAAAACTATTTGATTTTATAATGAAAAGAGGGAATGTAGATGAAAATATCAACGAAGGGTCGATACGGACTTACCATCATGATGGCATTGGCTAA
- the aspS gene encoding aspartate--tRNA ligase: MIGRTHHCGTLGEEQVGEKVQLKGWVQKRRDLGQVIFLDVRDRSGIVQVVFSPEVAQEALSVAERIRNEYVIELEGEVVARNPKTVNDKLATGTIEVHAQKVNIINASKPLPFQIEANTDASEDVRLKYRYLDLRRPDMQETFKLRHQTTKLIRNFLDEELFMEIETPMLTKSTPEGARDYLVPSRVHHGEFYALPQSPQLFKQLLMVSGFERYYQIVRCFRDEDLRADRQPEFTQVDIETSFMGKEDLLAMTEKMMAKILKETKGIELSLPIPRLTYDEAMNRFGSDKPDLRFGMELIELSEVVKDSDFKVFQSALASGGTVKGLNLKGGADKLSRKEIDALTDFVKQYGAKGLAWLKVEEGGLKGPIAKFFEGELAIALIKALDAEVGDLLFFGADKKQVVFDSLGALRLKFGKQFDLIDQNQFNFLWVVDFPLVEYDEEAKRFVALHHPFTNPKKEDIELLATDPASVRADAYDLVLNGYELGGGSQRIYQRNIQEQMFSALGFTEEEAREEFGFLLEAFEYGTPPHGGIALGLDRLVMLLAGRSNLRDTIAFPKTASASDLLTNAPSEVSVEQLIDLNLSIIGKKAEKVNV; this comes from the coding sequence ATGATAGGTAGAACACATCATTGTGGGACGCTTGGAGAAGAGCAAGTAGGGGAGAAAGTACAATTAAAGGGTTGGGTTCAAAAGCGTAGGGATTTAGGACAGGTTATTTTCCTTGACGTCCGTGATCGCTCTGGGATCGTTCAAGTTGTCTTTAGCCCTGAAGTGGCTCAGGAAGCACTAAGTGTAGCAGAACGAATTCGTAATGAATACGTCATTGAATTGGAGGGGGAAGTAGTAGCCCGTAACCCAAAAACAGTTAACGATAAACTAGCAACTGGAACTATTGAGGTTCATGCGCAAAAAGTGAACATTATCAACGCGTCAAAGCCATTGCCATTTCAAATTGAGGCGAATACAGATGCTTCGGAAGATGTTCGTTTAAAATATCGTTATTTAGATCTTCGTCGTCCAGATATGCAAGAAACGTTTAAATTACGTCACCAAACAACGAAATTAATTCGTAACTTCCTTGATGAAGAATTGTTCATGGAAATTGAAACACCAATGTTAACAAAAAGTACACCAGAAGGAGCGCGTGACTACTTAGTTCCTAGTCGTGTACATCATGGTGAGTTTTATGCATTGCCACAATCACCACAGCTTTTCAAACAATTGTTAATGGTATCTGGATTTGAGCGCTATTATCAAATTGTTCGTTGTTTCCGTGATGAGGATTTACGTGCAGATCGTCAACCAGAGTTTACTCAAGTCGATATCGAAACATCATTTATGGGTAAAGAAGATTTACTTGCAATGACGGAAAAAATGATGGCTAAGATCTTGAAAGAAACAAAAGGAATTGAACTTTCATTGCCGATACCTCGACTAACGTATGATGAAGCTATGAATCGCTTTGGTTCTGATAAACCAGATCTACGTTTTGGAATGGAATTAATTGAGTTATCGGAGGTCGTGAAGGATTCTGACTTCAAAGTTTTCCAAAGTGCATTAGCGAGCGGTGGAACCGTGAAAGGGCTAAATTTAAAAGGTGGAGCAGATAAGCTTTCTCGTAAAGAGATTGATGCTTTGACTGATTTCGTTAAGCAATATGGGGCAAAAGGATTAGCTTGGTTAAAAGTAGAAGAGGGCGGACTTAAAGGACCAATTGCAAAATTCTTTGAAGGCGAACTAGCAATAGCACTAATTAAAGCTTTAGATGCTGAAGTGGGAGACCTGTTATTCTTTGGAGCAGACAAAAAGCAAGTTGTGTTTGATAGCTTAGGAGCTCTACGATTGAAGTTTGGAAAGCAGTTTGATCTGATCGATCAAAATCAATTCAACTTCCTTTGGGTCGTTGATTTTCCACTAGTTGAATATGATGAAGAGGCTAAACGATTTGTTGCCTTGCACCATCCATTCACTAATCCTAAAAAAGAAGATATTGAATTATTAGCTACTGATCCTGCTAGTGTGCGTGCTGATGCCTATGATCTAGTTTTAAATGGATATGAGCTTGGCGGTGGATCACAACGGATTTATCAGCGAAATATCCAAGAACAGATGTTTAGTGCGTTAGGGTTTACTGAAGAGGAAGCACGTGAAGAATTCGGGTTCTTATTGGAAGCATTTGAGTATGGAACACCGCCTCATGGAGGAATTGCACTAGGATTAGATCGATTAGTTATGTTATTAGCTGGACGTAGTAATTTACGTGACACAATTGCTTTCCCGAAAACGGCTAGTGCGAGTGACTTGCTAACAAATGCACCGAGTGAAGTGAGTGTTGAACAATTAATAGATCTAAATTTATCGATTATCGGTAAAAAAGCAGAAAAAGTTAACGTATAA